A window from Hypomesus transpacificus isolate Combined female chromosome 26, fHypTra1, whole genome shotgun sequence encodes these proteins:
- the LOC124487540 gene encoding NADH dehydrogenase [ubiquinone] 1 beta subcomplex subunit 1-like, with translation MNFAALVREHWANILVPIGFVIGIYMDRAQDMKLTAFRNKSALYSRELKPGEEVTWK, from the exons ATGAACTTTGCAGCCCTTGTTCGTGAGCATTGGGCTAACATACTTGTACCCATTGGCTTTGTGATTGGAATTTACATGGACCGAGCACAAGACATGAAGCTGACGGCATTTAGGAATAAAAGTGCCCTATACAGCAG GGAACTAAAGCCAGGCGAGGAGGTGACCTGGAAATAA